In Eriocheir sinensis breed Jianghai 21 chromosome 50, ASM2467909v1, whole genome shotgun sequence, one genomic interval encodes:
- the LOC126982049 gene encoding ankyrin-3-like, with the protein MAGATMGHKTTLEKLLSLGADPLAVDNGGWTALHWAAVNDEAECVSTLIPVTPPTPELLQAADGHTPVHLASFGGHEAVLKALEGAGWPLNAMDGDGLTPLHWAVKAGRLDVVRYLLDKDAAPSTGAGDDLTPLDLAKRQGKDLAARWLARRSGAVHGDAAQSPNPEVSFGILA; encoded by the exons ATGGCGGGTGCCACAATGGGCCACAAGACGACGTTAGAGAAGCTGCTCAGCCTTGGTGCCGACCCGCTGGCTGTTGACAATggag GATGGACGGCCCTCCACTGGGCTGCAGTAAATGATGAAGCTGAGTGTGTGTCTACCCTCATCCCGGTCACGCCGCCCACCCCCGAGCTGCTGCAGGCCGCCGACGGACACACCCCGGTGCACCTCGCCAGCTTTGGTGGCCACGAGGCTGTGCTGAAGGCCCTGGAGGGGGCTGGCTGGCCTCTTAACGCAATGGACGGCGATGGCCTGACACCCCTGCACTGGGCTGTTAAGGCAGGGCGTCTGGACGTGGTCAGGTACCTGCTGGATAAGGATGCGGCGCCCAGTACGGGGGCCGGTGATGACCTCACGCCGCTGGACTTGGCTAAGAGGCAGGGTAAAGACTTAGCAGCGAGGTGGCTGGCGAGGAGGAGCGGCGCGGTGCACGGGGACGCCGCCCAAAGCCCGAATCCTGAGGTGAGTTTTGGCATTCT ggcCTAA